The following proteins come from a genomic window of Pirellulales bacterium:
- a CDS encoding sugar ABC transporter ATP-binding protein, with protein sequence MANVSKRFGATQALRSVNLEARSGEVLALIGENGAGKSTLMKVLSGAHLPDEGSMTLLDRPYAPRGPHQARLTGVAMIYQELNLAPQLSVEDNILLGQERRRLGLLDRRLGRKIAREALARLGHAQLDPQTPVDRLSVGMQQVVEIARALASQAKVIIFDEPTSSLTRQDVQQLFNTIRSLRGAGLAIVYISHFLEEIRQICDRFAVLRDGASVGTGEVAGTTDAQIVSLMVGRSVADLFPQVPHQPGEPILSLDGLSGRRIPRNVSLQLRRGEILGIAGLVGAGRTELLRTLFALDPVRSGKVRIGAFTPAATPRARIQAGLGMVSEDRKGEGLAQSRSVADNLTYSRLSPYSRWGWLNLRRRDAVVSDWITRMQIKTRGPDQAIAELSGGTQQKVAIARVLHQQADVLLLDEPTRGIDVGTKAEIYRLIGEAAAAGKAVIFVSSYLPELMATCDSIGVMSRGRLREIRPVSQWTEEAVLTCAIGEEEPVTT encoded by the coding sequence ATGGCGAACGTCTCCAAGCGTTTCGGCGCCACGCAAGCTTTGCGAAGTGTGAATTTGGAAGCGCGCTCCGGCGAAGTGCTGGCCCTGATCGGTGAAAATGGGGCCGGCAAAAGCACGCTGATGAAAGTTCTCAGCGGCGCGCACTTGCCCGATGAAGGAAGCATGACGCTGCTCGATCGGCCTTATGCTCCCCGAGGTCCGCATCAAGCCCGGCTAACCGGCGTGGCCATGATTTACCAGGAGCTGAACCTGGCGCCGCAGCTGAGCGTGGAAGACAACATTTTACTGGGCCAGGAGCGCCGCCGCCTCGGCTTGCTCGATCGCCGCCTGGGAAGGAAAATCGCCCGCGAGGCGCTGGCCCGGCTGGGGCATGCCCAACTCGATCCGCAAACTCCGGTCGATCGGCTTTCGGTCGGTATGCAACAGGTTGTGGAAATTGCGCGGGCGCTGGCTTCGCAAGCCAAAGTGATTATCTTCGACGAGCCGACCAGCTCCTTAACGCGGCAAGACGTGCAGCAATTGTTTAACACCATTCGCAGTTTGCGCGGCGCGGGCTTGGCAATTGTGTACATTAGCCATTTCCTGGAGGAAATTCGCCAAATTTGCGATCGCTTTGCCGTGCTGCGCGATGGGGCTTCCGTGGGCACGGGAGAAGTTGCCGGCACGACCGATGCTCAAATTGTCTCGCTGATGGTCGGACGCAGCGTCGCCGATTTATTCCCGCAAGTGCCGCACCAGCCGGGTGAACCGATTTTGTCTCTCGACGGCCTGAGCGGCCGCCGCATTCCGCGGAATGTTTCGTTGCAACTGCGCCGCGGCGAAATTTTGGGAATTGCCGGCCTGGTAGGCGCGGGCCGCACGGAATTGCTGCGCACGTTGTTCGCGCTGGATCCGGTTCGCTCGGGCAAAGTGCGTATCGGCGCATTCACGCCAGCAGCGACGCCCCGGGCGCGCATTCAGGCGGGGCTGGGCATGGTGAGCGAAGATCGCAAAGGGGAAGGATTGGCTCAAAGCCGCTCGGTGGCCGATAATCTCACTTACAGTCGGCTGTCTCCCTACAGCCGATGGGGTTGGCTTAACCTCCGCCGCCGCGATGCCGTGGTAAGCGATTGGATTACCCGCATGCAAATTAAAACTCGCGGGCCAGATCAAGCCATCGCCGAGCTTTCCGGCGGCACACAGCAAAAAGTGGCGATTGCCCGCGTGCTGCATCAGCAGGCCGACGTGCTGCTGTTGGACGAGCCCACCCGCGGCATTGACGTGGGCACAAAAGCCGAAATATATCGGCTGATCGGTGAAGCGGCGGCGGCGGGAAAGGCGGTGATTTTCGTCAGTTCGTATTTGCCGGAGCTGATGGCCACCTGCGACTCCATCGGCGTGATGTCGCGTGGCCGGCTGCGCGAAATTCGCCCTGTCAGCCAGTGGACCGAAGAAGCCGTGTTGACCTGCGCCATTGGAGAAGAGGAACCTGTAACCACATGA